tcatccaacaaatgtttgttgagcatctactatggAAAGGCACTAAGCTCAGAGTTATGGCTCCTAAGAAGAATGACACAATCTTTGCCCTTATGTGCTCTCACCATTGAAGCCAGGGCAAATCAGGGAGATGCCTGCTGTGCCCAGGATATGAGTCCAGGGCATGGGTGCTCGGAAAAGGGACAGCTTCTCAGAACCTTgttttgcaggatgagagggagtgTGCCAAGTGGAGAAGAAAGAAGGGTGCTCCAAGAAGACGGGGTGCAAAAGCCACACAGGTTTTGAAACCTCTCCCACCCCTTTCCCTACTTGCCAAAAGGAGCTGCctcaacccagagcctcacctggGGCAGGCACGCCATGGCTTTTCTGGCCTTGGGAGCACAGAAAGCTCCTCCAGCGGTTAAATCCATGAGGCAGCAGTCACTGAAGCATTCAGAGTGATGAGAACACCTGTCCCCGCTGATCTGTGGGGACAGGCAGGATGTCTGCCAGGCTGGGGACAGTCCCTTAGCCACTAGCTCTTTGGCTGTGTGGGAGGATCAGGGAGAGTCCCCACACTGTCAAAGAACCCAGGGATGCACGAGGAGAAGCGATGAGGTGGTCACCCCCAGGTCCCACGCCCCAAGGCACCAGCTCCCCTGCAGAACtcaggggagggggagatggagaGTGGGGGGTGGGagtctccctcctctcctttcctgacCCCTCCCCCACACTTCCGTGGCTCCCAAAGGCgctgggtgctggggagggaCGGACACTCCCAGATcacaggggagaggaggaggaggcaggggggaAAGCCACTGTGCCTAGAAGGGCCACTGAGCATCGGAGAGAGGGAGAAgccaggtggggaggggaagtGAGACCAGGGCTGAGACAGCCCGAGGGGGTTCGGGGACGCGGGTCATCGGGCCCACTGACCCCACTTCCCCACGTCACAGCGGCAGGTTGGGGACGCTCGCTGGGCTCACCTTTTTATGCCCGTGGAACCTGCCCCAGCAAGAAAGCAGAAGGGCCACCAGGAGTGCGACGGCGGCGGCCATGGCCCGGTGGCGGCGGAGTGGGCGGGACCCCGGGGCCCGGGGATAAAGCCACCTCGTGACCCGCGCCGGGTGCGCGCGGCAGCCGAGGGGGCGGGGCGGTCATGGTCACAGGCTGTCCCACCGGAGGCGACGCTGGCCTCCCCTCTCAGCCCTGTCCCGCTGCTAGAAGCCGGTGGAAGGCGCGGAGGGGAGAAGGGGCCAGCCCTGGACAGGCGGGACTGCAGAGGAGGGCCTCCGTCGCGCTGTACCCAAACAAGACTTTAAATggcaaaacaaaacttaaatttaactttaaatttaaacttaattttaaaaaatattacacagTGACTTTGCACGACAATGATTTATTTACCACTTGTATAAAGTCTGTTTGGGGGCAGTAGACTCTTCTCCCACCCTGTAGCCAGGCCACCTGGAGGACTGACCCTAAGGTCACTAAAGGAGATGGGAGCACGcctcatcccagcaacttgggaggctgaggcaggagaatcacaagttcaaaagccagtctcagcaacttagtgagactctgtctctaaataaaagcaaaaccccAAAAAGGCCGGGGATATagttctgtggtaaagtgcctggGGTAAATctctagtgagagagagagagagagagagagagagagagagagagagagagagagagagagagagagagattgctgTATGGAGGAAGCACCTAGACACATTACTATCTCTGCCAGGTGTGACATCTGCCTTGTCCACTCGTGGACCATTGGACAGAAGTGACCCCAGACTTCTGCCAGGGAGGCTAGGAAATTCAAGGGAATCTTGGAATATTTATTGTGCATCACTGTTTCTGCTGTGTAACTCTTATctctatttcacagatgagaaccTGAAGACACAGGGTATTTTGCCCAAGTAACGTGATTAAACAGCAGTCAGACATAAATCCAGAGCATTCTAGCTGCTGATTCCAAGCTCCTAGCACTGTTCTGTACTGCCATGGGTGGTCAGAAGCCTAAGCATTTGTCCCAGTAAAGGGAGTGCTGTCATTACTGTAGTCCCTGCTTCCTGAGGTCATGGTCTAAACTCTCTAGGTAAGTGGCCTGCCCCCTTCTCTGGCTAGTTTCCTGTCTAAGCAGCCCAGCCTGACTCCCTGCTCCCCTGTGAACTGGAGAGGAGCCCTGGGGTTCATCGTTAATTGTTTTGCCGCCTTCCCTGGCCCAAGCCAGGGAGCTAGGGG
Above is a genomic segment from Urocitellus parryii isolate mUroPar1 chromosome 8, mUroPar1.hap1, whole genome shotgun sequence containing:
- the Clpsl2 gene encoding colipase-like protein 2 isoform X2; the protein is MAAAVALLVALLLSCWGRFHGHKKISGDRCSHHSECFSDCCLMDLTAGGAFCAPKARKAMACLPQTKGAMNIICPCKRGLSCSSKDVMCPRRCHLI